The following coding sequences are from one bacterium BMS3Abin14 window:
- the mcpB gene encoding methyl-accepting chemotaxis protein McpB → MRMEMKYKLILSFLMVIAVVVFVPFLFDLLNVKGGWSQFGSTSAAIAVGLILGTAVSTGITRDLREMRDVAMKISKGDLLQDLSPLKKTFEDETTDLRAALRVMVHRLSLMVKEVTGSSIEVHESAQTLSATAEEMNASTEEIAAAIDGISKGAETQASQVENMATTIRQMASSLEAMAEKSSESARISTEAGYTAQAGSKHTESAINKLKQVFDTVSRAGGTVTGFGERSKEINEIVDIITGVAQQTTLLALNATIEAARAGESGRGFAVVAEEVRKLAENTGQFAEKISGIVGRLQNETEQVLLSMKDVEGVLDEGQEIVQTMGGALEDIVKIVMETTSGAQEISQITESQSRTAAELTRAMDEIAKVAEDNAASTEEVSAATEEQTASMEELAAAAQDLTALSDKMSKLSEEFSA, encoded by the coding sequence ATGCGAATGGAAATGAAGTACAAACTGATCCTGTCCTTCCTCATGGTGATCGCTGTGGTGGTTTTTGTTCCATTCCTGTTTGATCTTTTAAACGTCAAAGGGGGATGGAGTCAGTTCGGCTCAACTTCGGCCGCCATCGCAGTCGGTCTTATCCTCGGGACTGCGGTGTCCACCGGTATTACCCGTGACCTGCGCGAGATGAGGGATGTGGCCATGAAGATCAGCAAGGGCGATCTCCTGCAGGATCTGTCCCCGCTGAAGAAAACTTTCGAGGATGAAACAACCGATCTCCGTGCAGCTCTCCGTGTCATGGTCCATCGGCTGTCCCTCATGGTCAAGGAGGTGACCGGTTCATCCATCGAGGTCCATGAATCGGCACAGACACTCTCGGCAACCGCGGAGGAGATGAATGCTTCCACCGAGGAGATAGCCGCGGCTATTGACGGCATCAGCAAGGGTGCGGAAACCCAGGCAAGCCAGGTGGAGAACATGGCGACAACCATCCGGCAGATGGCGTCCAGCCTCGAGGCCATGGCCGAAAAATCCAGTGAATCGGCCAGAATTTCCACGGAAGCAGGCTATACTGCTCAAGCGGGCAGCAAGCATACAGAAAGCGCCATCAACAAGCTTAAACAGGTGTTTGACACTGTTTCCCGCGCGGGCGGGACGGTCACCGGGTTCGGTGAGCGGAGCAAGGAGATTAACGAGATCGTCGATATCATCACCGGGGTCGCGCAACAGACGACCCTCCTGGCTCTGAACGCCACCATCGAAGCGGCAAGAGCCGGCGAGTCCGGCAGAGGATTCGCAGTTGTGGCGGAGGAGGTTCGCAAACTCGCGGAGAACACAGGACAGTTTGCTGAAAAGATCTCCGGTATCGTGGGAAGGCTTCAGAATGAAACAGAACAGGTTCTGCTGTCCATGAAGGATGTCGAAGGAGTCCTGGACGAAGGCCAGGAGATTGTCCAGACCATGGGCGGGGCTCTGGAGGATATCGTGAAGATCGTCATGGAAACCACGAGTGGCGCCCAGGAGATCTCGCAGATCACTGAATCCCAGAGCAGAACCGCGGCGGAACTGACCCGGGCCATGGACGAGATAGCGAAGGTGGCTGAGGATAATGCCGCTTCGACGGAGGAGGTTTCGGCGGCTACGGAAGAGCAGACAGCCTCCATGGAGGAACTCGCGGCGGCCGCACAGGATCTTACGGCGCTTTCGGATAAAATGAGCAAACTGTCCGAGGAGTTCAGTGCCTGA
- the cheR2_1 gene encoding chemotaxis protein methyltransferase Cher2: MLPPEDVWAFEALKELLMGEKGFDLEAYKARCILRRIYLRVRSKGFPNLGQYFRVLRRKPEELERLFQYLTINVTEFFRNPSAFRYLYERILPAMLAERVGRNVINIWSAGCSSGEEPFSLAILVLEVMEKLGVRNAFRILATDVDTAVLKRAETGRYSADALKNATEEEKSRYFSADGEGYLIGKKPRGLVTFMAANLLADHPGEKQDLILCRNLLIYLAREKQEKVISNFAGDMRPGGYLMLGKAETLIGRSRLYYQNISPAERIYRKRDVPLEGDNPIP, encoded by the coding sequence TTGCTCCCCCCTGAGGATGTCTGGGCCTTTGAGGCGCTCAAGGAACTTCTCATGGGAGAGAAGGGGTTTGACCTGGAGGCGTACAAGGCTCGATGCATCCTTCGAAGAATTTATCTTCGTGTGCGTTCGAAAGGGTTTCCCAACCTTGGCCAGTATTTCAGGGTTTTGAGAAGGAAACCGGAGGAACTTGAAAGGCTTTTTCAGTACCTGACTATCAACGTCACCGAGTTTTTCCGTAACCCTTCAGCCTTCCGTTACCTTTACGAACGGATTCTGCCGGCGATGCTTGCCGAACGGGTCGGAAGGAATGTAATTAACATCTGGAGCGCCGGCTGTTCCAGTGGTGAGGAGCCGTTCAGCTTGGCTATTCTGGTCCTCGAAGTGATGGAAAAGCTGGGTGTGCGCAACGCTTTTCGAATACTTGCGACGGATGTGGACACGGCAGTGCTTAAACGGGCCGAGACCGGCCGATATTCGGCCGACGCGTTGAAAAACGCCACGGAGGAGGAGAAGTCCCGGTATTTCAGCGCCGATGGCGAGGGCTATCTGATTGGGAAAAAACCAAGGGGGCTTGTGACATTCATGGCCGCGAATCTGCTGGCGGATCATCCCGGTGAAAAACAGGACTTGATTTTGTGCAGAAACCTGTTGATATATCTCGCCAGAGAAAAACAGGAGAAAGTTATTTCAAACTTTGCCGGCGATATGCGGCCCGGTGGATATCTGATGCTGGGAAAGGCCGAAACGCTCATTGGCAGAAGCCGGTTGTATTACCAGAACATCTCCCCCGCGGAGAGGATATATCGGAAACGCGACGTCCCTCTTGAAGGGGACAATCCCATCCCCTGA
- the ktrB gene encoding Ktr system potassium uptake protein B — MRDNPYIAILLGFAVVIILGTALLSLPASTVDGRGLPLDDAFFTATSATCVTGLSTVAIGKTLTPMGQVILLVMIQVGGLGLMTLSTFFGLLLGIHPRIQNRIVIKEALNQVEEFHVKYLLRRIIVYTLGMETVGAIIFAARTGLGTDPAGNIFAAVFHSVSAFCNAGFTLYSDSLTAFRFDPVINVTVMVLVVGGGIGFWVIYGLYEGLKSRVRGDAIPPHNLQTQVVLRMTAALILIGTILFMSLEGSRSGVTGLHLFWISAFQSVTTRTAGFNTVDIASLSFPTLIWIMAWMFIGASPGSTGGGVKTTTFAVMLASLRAVLTGNEKVELRKRTLPETVVRRAHAVFLASIGWVFLTVFALSMIGVVGGASTFLPILFETISAFGTVGLSMGLTTSLTVAGKLILSMTMFAGRVGPLSLILALAQKPDRALVVYPEQQLPIG, encoded by the coding sequence ATGCGGGATAATCCCTACATAGCCATTCTCCTCGGGTTCGCTGTGGTGATCATTCTGGGAACAGCTCTCCTTTCGCTTCCCGCGAGCACTGTTGACGGGAGGGGCCTTCCCCTGGATGACGCTTTCTTTACGGCGACCTCAGCGACATGTGTAACGGGACTTTCCACGGTGGCAATCGGAAAAACCCTGACACCCATGGGACAGGTGATTCTCCTGGTCATGATACAGGTGGGCGGGCTTGGGCTGATGACCCTCTCGACCTTCTTCGGTCTGCTCCTTGGAATCCATCCACGCATTCAGAACAGGATTGTCATCAAGGAGGCGCTCAACCAGGTCGAAGAGTTCCATGTAAAGTATCTTCTCAGGAGGATAATCGTTTACACCCTCGGGATGGAAACCGTAGGAGCGATAATCTTCGCGGCCAGAACCGGGTTGGGAACTGACCCTGCGGGTAACATATTCGCCGCGGTTTTTCATTCGGTGTCGGCCTTCTGCAACGCGGGGTTTACCCTCTATTCCGACAGCCTCACCGCGTTCCGGTTCGACCCGGTGATAAATGTCACCGTCATGGTTCTCGTTGTTGGAGGGGGCATAGGTTTCTGGGTGATCTACGGCCTTTATGAGGGTCTCAAGTCACGGGTCAGGGGGGATGCGATTCCCCCCCACAACCTTCAGACGCAGGTGGTTTTGAGAATGACCGCCGCTCTCATCCTGATTGGAACGATCCTTTTTATGTCTCTCGAAGGGAGCCGGTCCGGAGTCACCGGCCTCCACCTGTTCTGGATCTCGGCGTTTCAGTCCGTTACGACAAGGACCGCCGGCTTCAACACAGTGGACATCGCCTCGCTCTCCTTTCCAACCCTCATCTGGATCATGGCCTGGATGTTTATAGGCGCGTCTCCAGGGTCCACAGGAGGCGGTGTGAAAACCACAACATTTGCGGTCATGCTGGCTTCCCTGAGGGCGGTGCTGACCGGAAATGAAAAGGTCGAGCTCAGAAAGCGAACCCTGCCGGAGACGGTGGTCCGAAGGGCTCATGCTGTATTTCTGGCCTCTATTGGATGGGTTTTTCTGACGGTTTTCGCCCTCTCCATGATCGGGGTTGTGGGGGGGGCATCCACCTTCCTTCCCATCCTTTTCGAGACGATATCCGCTTTCGGGACCGTTGGGCTGAGCATGGGGCTGACGACGTCCCTTACCGTGGCGGGCAAGCTTATTCTCTCGATGACCATGTTCGCCGGGCGGGTAGGCCCTCTCAGCCTGATCCTGGCCCTGGCCCAGAAGCCTGACCGGGCGCTGGTTGTGTATCCTGAGCAGCAGCTGCCCATCGGGTGA
- the srrB_2 gene encoding sensor protein SrrB: MEKTAARCQEISDRYTELSTVVRLGLELGVELNVEHVLEKIVQQIHEELGFGIVSIMLISDEGDYLSIRAARGLDDDIVASARTPVGEGIGGWVAKEGEPLLVNDIETHPQFRKLRSHGRYSSKSLISVPLKVGRKIIGVLNGNNRKDSNVLTEHDLRLLSVYASQASVTIERARLYRSLELQADELSEAYNQLKVLDRIKADFITNVSHEFRTPVTVIMGYLELLRGSLDEPEQVEKINIAMDASYRLAKLVDDSTDILRLDSGSMPFSFHNEDMGEFLRETLYKYSDGAAQKGVNIELDIDEILPPVFMDIEKMRKVAEKLIDNSIKFTSAGGRVRITCFAAKKGRVTVAIEDSGPGVPAGEQERAFEYFEQGGDIMTSKPSGTGLGLPIAKAIIIRHGGHLWFDRDHPKGCRILFDLPAKDIDAG; this comes from the coding sequence ATGGAAAAAACAGCGGCCCGGTGTCAGGAGATCAGTGATCGATATACTGAACTTTCTACCGTGGTTCGGCTGGGTCTCGAACTGGGTGTGGAACTCAACGTTGAACATGTCCTGGAAAAAATCGTACAGCAGATTCACGAGGAACTGGGCTTCGGGATCGTCTCCATAATGCTGATCTCGGACGAGGGGGACTATTTGTCCATTAGAGCAGCCCGGGGGCTGGACGATGATATCGTGGCATCAGCGAGGACCCCCGTCGGGGAGGGCATTGGGGGGTGGGTGGCAAAGGAAGGAGAGCCCCTTCTCGTAAATGATATCGAAACTCACCCTCAATTCAGAAAACTTCGAAGCCATGGCCGTTACAGTTCCAAATCCCTCATCAGTGTTCCCCTCAAGGTGGGAAGGAAAATTATCGGTGTGCTGAACGGGAACAACAGGAAGGACTCGAATGTTCTGACGGAACACGACCTCAGACTTCTGAGCGTCTATGCTTCTCAGGCCTCCGTTACCATCGAGAGGGCGCGTTTATACCGCAGTCTTGAACTTCAGGCGGATGAACTGAGCGAGGCCTACAACCAGCTCAAGGTTCTCGATAGAATCAAGGCGGATTTCATAACCAACGTTTCCCATGAATTTCGAACTCCGGTCACGGTTATTATGGGTTATCTTGAACTCCTCAGGGGAAGTCTCGATGAGCCGGAACAGGTTGAGAAGATTAACATCGCCATGGATGCCTCATACAGGCTGGCAAAGCTGGTTGATGACAGCACCGACATTCTCAGGCTGGACTCGGGCTCCATGCCCTTCTCCTTCCATAACGAGGATATGGGGGAATTTCTCAGGGAGACACTTTACAAATATTCCGATGGAGCAGCCCAAAAAGGGGTGAATATTGAGCTGGATATTGATGAAATATTGCCCCCGGTGTTCATGGACATTGAAAAGATGAGGAAGGTTGCAGAAAAACTTATCGATAATTCCATAAAGTTTACTTCCGCCGGAGGCCGCGTGCGAATTACCTGTTTCGCAGCCAAAAAAGGCCGGGTTACGGTGGCGATTGAGGATTCCGGACCGGGCGTTCCCGCAGGTGAGCAGGAGCGTGCCTTCGAATACTTTGAGCAGGGCGGGGACATCATGACCTCAAAACCCTCCGGGACGGGGCTGGGCCTTCCTATTGCCAAAGCCATCATCATCCGTCACGGCGGGCATCTCTGGTTTGACAGGGACCATCCGAAAGGCTGCCGGATCCTGTTTGACCTTCCGGCGAAGGATATTGATGCGGGATAA
- the mprA_1 gene encoding response regulator MprA, with protein MVPATVKILVVDDDDNIRHLLRLAFEDEFEVREARDGQEAYEIAGQWNPDMVVSDIMMPKLDGYSLYRKLKSLPETSSIPFIFLSAKKDVDEKVVGLEMGADDYITKPFSIKELKAKVRSIIKKVSELHVRGSLEGLLSEIDLVEIIQLIDMGQKTGTLILDNMENTGRIYFEKGEALFAQTGQWTGPDALFSLLSWKEGKFRLDPAVAGVEPNMDRGRGQEMLMEGVRLLDEMEEAIRQLPPAGTVLIPRPDVEFPSDDTQKICNAFTGGATVAGARTKAPFPDHRFYPLVANAVVAGCLKIKEPTIQENEINLLRRIKAAVQDF; from the coding sequence ATGGTTCCGGCTACGGTTAAGATCCTGGTGGTGGATGACGATGACAATATCCGTCATCTGCTTCGCCTGGCATTTGAGGATGAATTCGAGGTACGGGAGGCCCGTGATGGGCAGGAGGCATACGAAATTGCAGGGCAGTGGAATCCGGACATGGTAGTCTCCGACATCATGATGCCGAAGCTTGACGGATATTCTCTCTATCGAAAGTTGAAAAGTCTGCCGGAAACATCGTCGATCCCGTTCATCTTCCTATCAGCAAAAAAAGATGTGGACGAAAAGGTCGTCGGACTCGAGATGGGCGCGGACGACTACATAACCAAACCTTTTTCCATAAAGGAGCTCAAGGCCAAGGTTCGTTCGATCATCAAGAAGGTGAGTGAGCTGCATGTCCGTGGGAGCCTTGAGGGCCTGCTCAGCGAGATCGATCTTGTGGAGATCATCCAATTGATCGATATGGGCCAGAAAACTGGAACGCTCATTCTGGACAACATGGAAAATACGGGGAGAATATATTTTGAAAAGGGAGAGGCCCTTTTTGCTCAAACGGGTCAATGGACGGGGCCGGATGCCCTCTTTTCCCTGCTGTCGTGGAAGGAGGGAAAGTTCCGCCTGGATCCGGCCGTCGCCGGCGTTGAACCGAACATGGATCGGGGCAGGGGGCAGGAGATGCTGATGGAAGGTGTGCGGCTCCTGGATGAAATGGAGGAAGCCATAAGACAGCTGCCCCCGGCCGGAACTGTTCTCATCCCGAGGCCTGATGTCGAATTCCCATCGGATGACACTCAAAAGATCTGTAATGCGTTTACCGGTGGAGCTACTGTGGCGGGAGCCCGGACAAAGGCCCCCTTTCCGGATCATCGTTTCTACCCTCTCGTTGCGAACGCGGTTGTCGCCGGCTGTCTGAAAATAAAGGAGCCCACCATCCAGGAAAACGAAATCAATCTTTTAAGGCGTATCAAAGCCGCCGTACAGGATTTTTAA